CCGGCGAGAAACGCCTCCGAGGACGTGTTCACGATCCGCCCGTACACCGGTGCGCCGGTCGCCTTGGCGCGCCCCCGCCAGTGCGCGGCGGCGAAGTGGGTCGTGTTGAAGTGTCCCTTGAGGTGGACCCGTATGACGGCGTCCCACTCCCCCTCCGTCATGGAGAAGACCATGCGGTCGCGCAGGATGCCCGCGTTGTTGACGAGGACGTCCAGCCTGCCGAACTCGGCGATGGCCAACTCGACGAGTTCACGGGCCTGTTGGTGATCGGCGACATCTCCGGTGTGGGCGGTCGCCGTGCCGCCCGCCGCGCGGATCTCGGCGGCGACCTCCTCGGCGGGCGTGGCCGACGCCTCGCCGGAGCCGTCCCGGCCGCTCTGTCCGTAGTCGTTGACGACGACGGCCGCGCCGAGCCGGGCCAGCTCCAGCGCCTCGACCCGGCCCAGACCACGCCCCGCGCCCGTGACGATCGCGGCGAGCCCCTCAAGTGGCAGTGACATCAGCGCTCCCAACCCTCAGCTCTCGGATCTCGGATCTCGGCTCTCAGATCTCGATGCACGTACGCAGCGCGGTTCCCGTGCGCATCTGGTCGAGGGCCTCGTTGATGCCGGCGAGCGGCACGCGGTGGGTGATGAGGCCCGCGAGGTCGACGCGTCCGGCGCGCCAGAGGGCGATCGTCCGCTCGTAGGACCGCAGGACGTCGCCGCCGCCGTACATGGACGGCAGGATGCGCTTCTCGTCGAAGAACAGCTCGAACATGTTGAGTTGGAGGTTGTCGTCCATGGCGCCCGCGCCGACGACGACCATGGTGCCGCCGCGCCGGGTGGTGTCGTAGGCGGTGCGGGCGGTGGCGGAGCGGCCGACGACCTCGAAGACGTAGTCGAACCCCTCGCCGGCGGTGACCTGTTGCTTGGCTTCGGCCAGCTCCTCCGGCGAAACCGCCCTCGTGGCACCGAACTTGAGCGCTGACTCCCGGCGCGAGAGCACCGGGTCCACGGCGACGATCTCGGCGGCGCCCTGGAGCCGCGCTCCCTGTATCGCGGAGATGCCGACGCCTCCGCAGCCGATGACGGCGACCGACGAACCAGCCTGTACGTCAGCGGTGTTGAGGGCGGCGCCGAGTCCGGTGGTGACCCCGCAGCCGATGAGGGCGGCGATGTCGAAGGGCACGTCGTCGGGGATGGGCACGGCGCAGCCGGCGCCGACGACGACCTCCTCGGCGAAGGTGCCGGTGCCCGCCATGCCGAAGACATCGCCGCCGGGGCGCCTGAAGTTGGGGGTGCCCGCGTTCATGAAGCCGGCGAGACACAGTTCGGTCTGGCCGCGCTTGCACGCCGGGCACGCGCCGCAGGCGGGCAGCCAGCAGACGACGACCCGGTCACCGACCTTCACATGGCTTACGCCCTCCCCGACTTCGAGGATCTCCCCGGCGCCCTCGTGGCCGGGGACGAATGGCGCGGGCTGCGGCAGTACGCCGTTCATCGCGGAGAGGTCCGAGTGGCACAGCCCGGTGGCCCGTACCCGGATCCTCACCTTGCCGGGGC
This genomic interval from Streptomyces sp. B21-083 contains the following:
- a CDS encoding Zn-dependent alcohol dehydrogenase translates to MRAAVLHEIGQDKLDVLDDVEAVGFGPGKVRIRVRATGLCHSDLSAMNGVLPQPAPFVPGHEGAGEILEVGEGVSHVKVGDRVVVCWLPACGACPACKRGQTELCLAGFMNAGTPNFRRPGGDVFGMAGTGTFAEEVVVGAGCAVPIPDDVPFDIAALIGCGVTTGLGAALNTADVQAGSSVAVIGCGGVGISAIQGARLQGAAEIVAVDPVLSRRESALKFGATRAVSPEELAEAKQQVTAGEGFDYVFEVVGRSATARTAYDTTRRGGTMVVVGAGAMDDNLQLNMFELFFDEKRILPSMYGGGDVLRSYERTIALWRAGRVDLAGLITHRVPLAGINEALDQMRTGTALRTCIEI
- a CDS encoding 3-oxoacyl-ACP reductase — encoded protein: MSLPLEGLAAIVTGAGRGLGRVEALELARLGAAVVVNDYGQSGRDGSGEASATPAEEVAAEIRAAGGTATAHTGDVADHQQARELVELAIAEFGRLDVLVNNAGILRDRMVFSMTEGEWDAVIRVHLKGHFNTTHFAAAHWRGRAKATGAPVYGRIVNTSSEAFLAGSAGQPNYAAAKGGIVGLTTSTALALAKYGVTANAICPRARTRMTEDVFRDFEQPENGDGGLDPLAPEHVAPLVGYLASPAAAHVNGQLLVVHGGMVAVVERPRVAAKFDSKQDTFTYDELDALLTPHYAGRPTGETFAAAEVLGLKHG